The genomic interval TCATAAATAGCTTTATCTTTTAAGTTGTCAAAAAAGCTAGTAGAACCGTAACGTACATCATACTTAGAGCGATCCACTTTTAAAGTTGCATTTGCTTTATTACCATAAATGGACACAACAAGTGTTACAGGGTTTGTTTTTCCTTTAATTGTTAAATTACCAACTACATCATAAGAATTCTTACCAGTAGGAGTTACTTTGGTAAAGTTGAGAGTTGCTGTTGGGAAAGTAGCAACTCCAAAAAAGTCATCAGACTTTAAATGCCCTTCTAGTTGCCCTTTTGACTCTCCTTCTAAATCTGTGCTCACAATTGTATTCATGGCAATGGTAAAGTTACCTCCGGTTAGCACATCTTCATTAAATTCTAGATGCCCAGAAGTAAGGTCAATTGTACCTTGGTGTGATCCAGTTACTTTGTAACCTTTCCAAGTTACTTTACTTTCTGATAATTTGATTGCTTTTTTTTCTGAGTTCATAGTGTTGAAGGATAAATTAAGTAGCGCTGTTACTAGTAACAGTACACTGGTTTTGATTACATTTTTCATTTTCTTCTAATTTGATTAACGGTATACAAAGGTCTGTAAGTGGTGACCTCTAGAAAATGAATTAGATTATGAAATCATGTTAAGCTAGATTAACATCTAGTGATCCCTCAACAATTGGCTTTTTATCTTACTTAAAAATTCTTTTGTAATTCCGAGATATGAGGCGATCATATACTGGGGTACTCGATTTTCAATTTCTGGATAGGTATTTTTAAAAATAAGATACCTTTCTTTTGCAGAGAGACTAAAATTACGAATGAGTCTTTTTTGAGAAGCTACAAATGCACGCTCAGATATTTTTCTAAAAAGCCTATCAATTTTGGGTATCTCATCATACAATTCTTGAAGCACATCGTACGTAAATTGTATTAATACCGTATTTTCAATACACTGTACATTAAAATCTGCTGGGGTTTGTGTTATAAAACTACCTAAGTCTGAGGTCCACCAATCTTCAATAGAAATTAGAATGATGTGTTCTTGTCCCTCCTTATCTGCATAAAATGTTTTAGTGCATCCAGAAATAATGAAATTTGCCGTTGTACAAACGTTTCCTTGCTGAACAATATATTGATCTTTAAGATAACGGCGAGCCTGTACTTTTTTAATAAGTAGCTCCTCCTCAGCATTAGATAAATCAATATATCTACGGATATAGTTTAAAAGGCTTGAATAATCTTCAGTCATAGCAAATACTCGAAGATAAAAAACATTTTATTACAAAATCTTGCAATTATTTAAGAGAGTTATCTTTTCAAGCGCTAAGAAAGGATACACATGCAGGTTAATAGGATACTTTTCATAAAATACTTTTCCATTAACATTAGTCAAAAGCCTTTTAAAAATGAAGTATTGCGCTGTTTTCAAGGTTAATGCATGGTTAATGATACAAAGATGTTATGTGTAAACTAGGTTTGCTACTACTTTTACAAAACCTAATAATCACATAACTTGCTTAGTTGTACTTTACTAATCTGATAAACAATAAATATATGCTTTTTGCTTTCGCGAAAGCGTACAAACATTAAAGTTAAACATCTGTAATGAAAAGTAAATTCACTCTTTTAATACTCATTTCTGCACTCGCATTACTTGCATTGTGTGGTATACAAGCGTATTTGATAGCAAATACTTATGAGCTAAAAAAAGAGGCGTTTATGAATGAAGCCGATGATGCCGTCTCAGAAATTTCAAATAATCGTGTGCTAGATTCAATTTATGATATTTTAATAGAAGATAATTTAGAAAATCATTTAGCAGATTATTTAAATAACCGTATTACTAAACGCCAGGCTGTTGATCGCTTTTTTAGAACGGCAGATGAATTTAACAAGAAATACCTACCTGTTTACAAAGAGCAAGTAGCAAACTTAAATTTAGGGTATGAGATTGTATTTCAGTATGATCTACTTAGTATAGGTATCATTGATTATCCGGAGGTCGATACATTGTTTATCAAAGAAAATGGGATGCGAAGTAAGATTTTTGGGTCTAATTTTAGACCAGGAGAGGTTAGAGTCATCAACACCTCACGTACGTATGATACCAACCAATATATAGAGCAAAGAGGAGACACTATTGTGACAAGTTCTTATGATTTTGAGGTACGTACCCAGCAACGTATTCAAGTTCCACATTGGAAAGCCATAGTATTAAAACGTATGTGGGTGCTTATTGTTGGGAGTATTATTCTCTTTCTATTTGTCATAGGACTGCTCTATTATTCTATAAAAAACCTAATCACTCAAAAGAATATTGCAGTAGTAAAAACAGATTTCATTAATAATGTCACACATGAACTCAAAACACCACTGGCTACTTTAAGTATTGCCACAAAAAGTTTAAGGAATGATGCGATACGCAATAATGAAGACGCTTTTGAAAATACTTTAGGAATTGTAGAACGGCAAAATAATAGGTTGCAAAAATTAATAGATCAGGTGCTTACCAATAGTCTCAAAGCAGAAGAGATACATCTACACAAAGAACAGGTTTCTGACTCTATTTTCTTTAATGACCTTATTGCAGATTTTAAGATGGCAACGCAGCATTCCTCTATTGCCATCGTGAATGGAATTTATCAACCTGAGGTATTATTAAGAGTAGATAGATTTCACCTCACTACTGCACTACTTAACATTTTAGAGAATGCTGTAAAATATGGAAAACCCTCTATTAAAATCAGTATAACATCCACTATGGAAAATGGCTGTTATGTATTAAATATTACAGATAATGGTATTGGTATCACAGAAAAGGACCAGCAAGCCATTTTTGATAAATTTTACCGAGCAAAAACTGGAAATGTCCATGATGTAAAAGGTCTAGGTCTAGGCCTGTATTTTACACACCAAATTATCACAGCTCATGGAGGGACAATTTCATTAAAAAGCAAAGAAGGAGTAGGAACCACATTTACAATAAAATTACCTGTATAATGACAAAGCATCATATTTTATTAGCCGAAGATGATTTTGATTTTGGGAGTATTCTCAAGCAGTATCTCGAGGTACATAACTTTGAAGTTACTTGGTGTGAAGATGGGGAAGCGGCTCATAACGCTTTCGCGAAAGCGTACTCAGAAAAAAATCCTTACAGTATCTGTGTGTTAGATGTTATGATGCCAAAGATGGATGGATTTACCCTAGCCGAAAAATTAATAGAGATACATCCAGAAATCCCATTTGTGTTTCTCACGGCACGCAAAATGAAGGAAGATCGTATACAGGGATTAAAATTAGGTGCAGATGATTACATCGTAAAGCCTTTTGAGGCAGATATTCTCGTATTACGTTTAAATAATATTTTGAAAAGATCCCAACGGGCAATTTTAAATAGACAAAACTCACATAAAAATGTAGAGAATAGTTGTCAAAAAATTGGAAACTATCAATTTGACTTAAAGAATCACATACTAACTATAGGTGATAAAAAGCAATCACTCACAGAGCGAGAAGCCCTATTAATTCAATTTTTCTATAAAAATAAAAATCAAATGCTCCGAAGAGAGAACATACTTACAAACATCTGGGAAAGCGACGACTTTTTCTCGGGAAGAAGTATGGATGTTTTCATCAGTCGGCTTCGGAAATATTTTAAGGAAGATCCTTCCATCTCAATTGCTAGCACGAGAGGGGTGGGGTTAACCTTTAAGATTATGGACGAATAAAATAAAACTTTATTCTGAAGTTATTTTACAACCTATATACGTAATCGATCATCACTGATTTTGATGAAGTATATAAAAATCAAAAATCGAACAGTTAATCATTTTCTCTTCATAGAGAATTAAAATTAAAAATTATGAAAACACTTAGGAATATACTTGTACTTGCTGTATTGGGAATAACAACGACGGGCATTGCTCAAACACTACCTCCCACACCTCCAGCAAAACCTGCGCGACCAGCAAGAGCCGCAGCGCCAGCCACACCTGTAAACGTGTATGAAGATGCCTCTACAAGAGTTACCACAAACTCTTCAAATAGATCTGTGATTACTCAAACTGGGAATAAAGGGGGTAATATTTCCTTTTCTGTAAGTAGTTCAAACGATGAGTATCGTTTAAAGTCAAAATTTCCAAATAGATGTTACCCAGAAGTCAAAGAATTTTTACTTCAAGAAATGGGGACAAAAAACATGCAGAGTAGTGCAAAATCCATGGTATGGAGCCTAGAAGGAGATGATAATACGGTATATGAAATAGA from Dokdonia sp. Hel_I_53 carries:
- a CDS encoding sensor histidine kinase gives rise to the protein MKSKFTLLILISALALLALCGIQAYLIANTYELKKEAFMNEADDAVSEISNNRVLDSIYDILIEDNLENHLADYLNNRITKRQAVDRFFRTADEFNKKYLPVYKEQVANLNLGYEIVFQYDLLSIGIIDYPEVDTLFIKENGMRSKIFGSNFRPGEVRVINTSRTYDTNQYIEQRGDTIVTSSYDFEVRTQQRIQVPHWKAIVLKRMWVLIVGSIILFLFVIGLLYYSIKNLITQKNIAVVKTDFINNVTHELKTPLATLSIATKSLRNDAIRNNEDAFENTLGIVERQNNRLQKLIDQVLTNSLKAEEIHLHKEQVSDSIFFNDLIADFKMATQHSSIAIVNGIYQPEVLLRVDRFHLTTALLNILENAVKYGKPSIKISITSTMENGCYVLNITDNGIGITEKDQQAIFDKFYRAKTGNVHDVKGLGLGLYFTHQIITAHGGTISLKSKEGVGTTFTIKLPV
- a CDS encoding Crp/Fnr family transcriptional regulator yields the protein MTEDYSSLLNYIRRYIDLSNAEEELLIKKVQARRYLKDQYIVQQGNVCTTANFIISGCTKTFYADKEGQEHIILISIEDWWTSDLGSFITQTPADFNVQCIENTVLIQFTYDVLQELYDEIPKIDRLFRKISERAFVASQKRLIRNFSLSAKERYLIFKNTYPEIENRVPQYMIASYLGITKEFLSKIKSQLLRDH
- a CDS encoding response regulator transcription factor codes for the protein MTKHHILLAEDDFDFGSILKQYLEVHNFEVTWCEDGEAAHNAFAKAYSEKNPYSICVLDVMMPKMDGFTLAEKLIEIHPEIPFVFLTARKMKEDRIQGLKLGADDYIVKPFEADILVLRLNNILKRSQRAILNRQNSHKNVENSCQKIGNYQFDLKNHILTIGDKKQSLTEREALLIQFFYKNKNQMLRRENILTNIWESDDFFSGRSMDVFISRLRKYFKEDPSISIASTRGVGLTFKIMDE
- a CDS encoding YceI family protein, encoding MKNVIKTSVLLLVTALLNLSFNTMNSEKKAIKLSESKVTWKGYKVTGSHQGTIDLTSGHLEFNEDVLTGGNFTIAMNTIVSTDLEGESKGQLEGHLKSDDFFGVATFPTATLNFTKVTPTGKNSYDVVGNLTIKGKTNPVTLVVSIYGNKANATLKVDRSKYDVRYGSTSFFDNLKDKAIYDEFDLIADLEF